A section of the Suncus etruscus isolate mSunEtr1 chromosome X, mSunEtr1.pri.cur, whole genome shotgun sequence genome encodes:
- the LOC125999170 gene encoding zinc finger X-linked protein ZXDB-like yields the protein MEVPRLLAARGTRQVSGAGRPSGGGQVPRGPDPRAGQAPAHHLLLLGPPQDGGPRRRREEARAASPGAGPCHLVPGRPDHAGCGEGDDFFLVLLDPVGGDMETVGAGQAAGPVWRQETEPGPRPQGGDSGATLAVRPALGPCRLSAAPARALAPAPAPAPAPAPAPAPAPVQTATMAAAAIPAPSLGLAAAFAGTVTIHNQDLLLHFENGVLTLATPPPPAWGPGVTPAPQRGGLVAPQVQVGELQAPQPGDCPELPPDLLLAEPAELAPVQAQEQEGEGPQADSPGGPLGPGPGVVLYLCPEAQCGQTFTKKHQLKVHLLTHSSSQGQRPFKCPLSGCGWTFTTSYKLKRHLQSHDKLRPFGCPTQGCGKSFTTIYNLKAHMKGHEQENNFKCDVCEESFPTQAKLSAHQRSHFEPERPYQCAFSGCKKTFITVSALFSHNRAHFREQELFSCSFPGCSKQYDKACRLKIHLRSHTGERPFLCDFDGCGWNFTSMSKLLRHKRKHDDDRRFMCPVEGCGKSFTRAEHLKGHSITHLGTKPFVCPVEGCCARFSARSSLYIHSKKHLQDVDTWKSRCPVSTCNKLFTSKHSMKTHMAKRHNLGQDLLAQLEAANSLTPSSELTSQGHSDLSDAELVSLFSDVSGSASAAVLDTALVNSGILTIDVASVSSTLAGNLPDDDDDDDDDDDDADADADADADDNGNKNGLQQTANPRALMATSDLPQSLDTSLFFGTTATGFQQSPLEVDDVSSLSAGSLGTLGSLTMKNSSQEPQALTPSSKLTVDTDALTPSSTLCENSVSELLMPTKTEWNLHPDSAFFGQEEETHFVFSNPAGNHGSQKETDLITVTGSSFLV from the coding sequence ATGGAAGTCCCCAGGCTGCTGGCTGCTCGCGGGACTCGCCAGGTCAGCGGCGCCGGCAGACCCTCGGGCGGTGGCCAGGTCCCCCGGGGCCCCGACCCGCGAGCCGGCCAGGCCCCCGCGCACCACCTCCTGCTGCTCGGGCCCCCCCAAGATGGCGGTCCGAGGCGGCGGCGCGAGGAGGCCCGAGCTGCTTCCCCCGGCGCTGGCCCCTGCCACTTGGTTCCGGGGAGGCCCGACCACGCCGGCTGCGGCGAAGGCGACGACTTCTTCCTGGTGCTGCTGGACCCGGTGGGTGGCGACATGGAGACGGTGGGCGCTGGCCAGGCCGCGGGGCCTGTGTGGAGGCAGGAGACCGAGCCGGGCCCACGGCCTCAGGGGGGAGATAGCGGAGCGACGCTCGCGGTCCGCCCTGCACTGGGACCCTGCCGCTTGTCCGCGGCGCCAGCGCGGGCTCtagccccggccccggcccccgcCCCGGCTCCGgccccggctccggctccggctcctgTTCAGACCGCGACCATGGCGGCAGCTGCCATCCCCGCCCCAAGCCTGGGCCTCGCCGCGGCCTTCGCGGGCACTGTCACCATCCACAACCAGGACTTGCTGCTGCACTTTGAGAATGGTGTCCTCACTCTGGCCACGCCCCCGCCGCCTGCCTGGGGGCCCGGGGTCACCCCAGCCCCGCAGCGTGGGGGTCTCGTAGCCCCGCAGGTGCAAGTGGGGGAGCTACAGGCCCCGCAGCCAGGCGACTGCCCTGAGCTACCGCCGGACCTCTTGCTAGCTGAGCCAGCCGAACTAGCGCCTGTGCAGGCGCAGGAGCAGGAGGGCGAGGGCCCGCAAGCCGACAGCCCCGGTGGGCCTCTGGGCCCGGGCCCTGGCGTGGTGCTATACCTGTGCCCCGAGGCGCAGTGTGGACAGACCTTCACCAAGAAGCACCAGCTGAAGGTACACCTGCTGACACACAGCAGCAGCCAGGGCCAGCGGCCCTTCAAGTGCCCCCTGAGTGGCTGCGGCTGGACCTTCACCACCTCCTACAAGCTCAAGAGGCATCTGCAGTCGCACGACAAACTGCGCCCCTTCGGATGCCCCACACAGGGCTGCGGCAAGAGCTTCACCACGATCTATAACCTCAAGGCGCACATGAAGGGCCACGAGCAGGAGAACAACTTCAAATGCGATGTGTGTGAGGAGAGTTTCCCCACACAGGCCAAGCTCAGTGCCCATCAGCGCAGCCACTTTGAACCCGAGAGGCCCTACCAGTGTGCCTTTTCTGGTTGCAAGAAGACCTTTATCACAGTGAGTGCCCTGTTTTCCCATAACCGTGCCCACTTCAGGGAGCAGGAACTCTTTTCCTGTTCGTTTCCCGGCTGCAGCAAGCAGTATGACAAGGCTTGTCGGCTGAAAATACACCTGAGGAGCCACACAGGTGAGAGGCCTTTCCTTTGTGACTTTGATGGCTGTGGCTGGAACTTCACCAGCATGTCTAAGCTCCTAAGGCACAAGAGGAAGCACGACGATGACCGGAGGTTCATGTGTCCCGTGGAAGGCTGCGGTAAATCTTTCACGAGGGCCGAGCACCTGAAAGGCCATAGCATAACCCACCTGGGCACAAAGCCTTTCGTGTGTCCCGTGGAAGGCTGCTGTGCCAGGTTCTCTGCTCGAAGTAGTCTCTACATTCACTCCAAGAAACACTTGCAGGACGTGGACACCTGGAAAAGCCGTTGCCCAGTATCCACCTGTAACAAACTCTTCACATCCAAGCACAGCATGAAGACccacatggccaaaaggcacaaccTCGGCCAGGATCTCTTAGCACAGCTGGAAGCTGCAAATTCTCTTACTCCTAGTAGTGAACTTACCAGCCAGGGACATAGTGACCTGAGTGACGCAGAGCTAGTGTCTCTTTTCTCTGACGTGTCTGGCAGTGCTTCTGCTGCAGTGCTAGACACGGCTCTGGTGAACTCTGGAATCTTGACTATTGATGTAGCCTCCGTGAGCTCGACTCTGGCAGGGAACCTGCCTGATGATGATGACGatgacgacgacgacgacgacgatgCTGATGCTGATGCTGATGCTGATGCTGATGACAATGGTAATAAAAATGGCTTACAGCAGACTGCGAACCCTCGGGCCTTGATGGCCACCAGTGACCTTCCTCAGAGTCTGGATACCTCCCTGTTTTTTGGGACAACAGCCACGGGTTTTCAGCAGAGCCCCTTGGAGGTGGATGATGTTTCAAGTCTAAGTGCAGGGTCTTTGGGAACTCTGGGCTCTTTGACTATGAAAAACTCCAGTCAGGAACCCCAGGCCCTGACCCCTAGCAGTAAGCTGACAGTGGACACAGATGCTCTGACTCCTTCAAGCACCCTTTGTGAAAACAGTGTCTCAGAACTACTGATGCCAACCAAAACAGAATGGAATTTACATCCTGACTCTGCCTTCTTTGGACAGGAGGAAGAAACCCACTTTGTGTTCTCCAACCCAGCAGGAAACCATGGTTCTCAGAAAGAAACAGATCTTATCACAGTGACTGGAAGCTCCTTTTTGGTATGA